One region of Chryseobacterium sp. C-71 genomic DNA includes:
- a CDS encoding TatD family hydrolase translates to MNTFIDIGINLTNKQFNNEHEEIINRALDNGVEQMILTGTSVRGSKESAEIAEDYPEILFSTAGIHPHDAKSYNNESINELRRLLKQDHVVSVGECGLDFDRDFSPRSIQETCYCAQLELSIEINKPLFLHERSAFKRFNEITDEYLSKLPKAVVHCFTGTLNEAKNYLDKGFYLGFTGAISDTNRFKHLEEVIKYVPLDRMMIETDAPFMLPKNMPRMQNRRNEPQFLSYVAQTIANLKKISISEVADETTEVARNFFRI, encoded by the coding sequence ATGAACACATTTATAGATATTGGCATTAATCTGACCAATAAACAATTTAACAACGAACACGAAGAAATCATCAATCGAGCTCTCGACAATGGAGTCGAACAAATGATTCTTACAGGAACAAGCGTCCGTGGAAGCAAAGAATCAGCTGAAATCGCAGAAGATTATCCTGAAATTTTATTTTCAACGGCCGGAATTCATCCTCACGACGCAAAATCTTATAACAATGAAAGTATTAATGAATTAAGGAGATTATTAAAACAAGACCACGTCGTTTCAGTCGGAGAATGTGGACTGGATTTCGACAGAGATTTTTCACCAAGATCCATTCAGGAAACATGTTATTGCGCCCAACTCGAATTATCCATTGAAATAAATAAACCTCTTTTTCTTCACGAAAGATCAGCTTTCAAAAGATTTAACGAAATCACCGACGAATATCTATCCAAACTTCCAAAAGCCGTGGTTCATTGTTTTACCGGAACTTTAAATGAAGCAAAAAATTATCTGGATAAAGGATTTTACTTAGGATTTACTGGAGCAATAAGCGATACCAACAGATTCAAACATTTGGAAGAAGTGATTAAATATGTTCCGCTCGACAGAATGATGATTGAAACCGATGCGCCTTTTATGCTTCCGAAAAATATGCCGAGAATGCAAAACCGCCGAAACGAACCGCAATTTTTATCCTATGTTGCCCAGACAATCGCAAATCTCAAAAAAATAAGTATTTCAGAGGTTGCAGATGAAACTACAGAAGTCGCAAGAAATTTTTTCAGAATATAA
- a CDS encoding DUF434 domain-containing protein — MNNRNCGKNTGDDILFSSQKQSDKLKLALQDMQYLLNRGYAEKASSDLVGNHYRLKARQIQALRGASASKLQIQNRKLKELVISDLKNKTIYLDGFNVLILLESVLSEAYIFEGTDGCFRDLSGVHGTYKRVNQTQKSIELVAVFFNKSHAENLIWIFDKPVSNSGRIKEMIVDFAQENDLNWKVELEFNPDKYLVENAEIMVSSDAWILDNCRNWFNLVGYLINEEKLSVNVVKMFD; from the coding sequence ATGAACAACAGAAATTGCGGGAAAAATACAGGCGACGATATATTATTTTCTTCACAAAAGCAGAGCGACAAACTGAAATTAGCTCTTCAGGATATGCAGTATTTACTGAACCGGGGCTATGCTGAAAAGGCTTCGTCAGATTTGGTGGGAAATCATTACCGATTAAAAGCCCGTCAGATTCAGGCATTGCGAGGAGCCTCGGCTTCTAAACTTCAGATTCAGAATAGAAAATTAAAGGAGCTGGTAATTTCAGATTTAAAAAACAAAACGATTTATCTGGATGGTTTTAATGTTTTGATTTTGTTGGAAAGTGTACTTTCCGAGGCTTATATTTTTGAAGGAACTGATGGTTGTTTTCGTGATCTGTCCGGCGTTCACGGAACTTATAAAAGAGTGAATCAAACACAAAAGTCAATTGAATTGGTTGCTGTATTTTTCAATAAATCACACGCTGAAAACCTGATCTGGATTTTCGACAAACCTGTTTCAAACAGCGGAAGGATTAAAGAAATGATTGTAGATTTTGCTCAAGAAAATGACCTCAACTGGAAAGTAGAATTAGAGTTTAATCCGGATAAATATTTAGTTGAAAATGCAGAAATAATGGTTTCTTCCGATGCCTGGATTTTAGATAATTGTAGAAATTGGTTCAATCTTGTGGGATATTTAATTAATGAAGAAAAACTTTCAGTCAACGTTGTGAAAATGTTTGATTGA